The genomic region CGGATAAAGGGCTTTATTTTCCGGAAGAAATTGTAAAACTACCCGCGTCATTTTTTAAAGAGTTGGATCAATTCGATAAAACCGAGATCGCTTTAAAGGCGATTCAAAAATATGTAAGTAGCGAGATTCCAGATTCAGCATTGATGGATATTATAGATGAAACCCTGGATTTTGAATTTCCGGTAGTCAATGTTCAAGAAAATATCGGCAGCCTGGAACTTTTTCATGGACCTACTTTGGCCTTTAAGGATGTAGGAGCGAGGTTTATGGCGGGAAGTTTGGGCTATTTTATCAAAAAAGGAAATCTTGGTAAAGTGACCGTGCTGGTTGCAACTTCTGGAGATACTGGTGGTGCGGTTGCCAATGGATTTTTAGGAGTTGATGGTATAGATGTGGTGATACTTTATCCTAAAGGGAAGGTTAGCGATATTCAGGAGAAACAGCTTACCACTTTGGGACAGAATATAACTGCTTTGGAAGTGGATGGAGTTTTTGACGATTGTCAGAAAATGGTAAAACAAGCTTTTCTGGATAAGGATATCACAGAGCACCGCAGGCTGACTTCAGCGAACTCTATTAATCTCGCCAGGTGGTTACCGCAAATGTTCTATTATTTCCTTGCCTACCGGCAACTGGCACACAAAAATAAGAAACTGGTAATTTCTGTACCCAGTGGAAATTTTGGAAATATTTGTGCAGGAATGCTGGCCCGTGAAATGGGATTGCCTATAGATCATTTTGTTGCGGCCAATAATGCCAATGATACGGTTACAAACTACCTGGATACTGGAAACTATAAGTCTAAACCAAGCGTAGCAACCATTTCTAATGCTATGGATGTTGGAGATCCCAGCAATTTTATTAGGATTCTAAGGTTGTTCGATGATGAATATTCGTCTCTGAAAAAGGTGCTTTCAGCATATAGTTTTGATGATGAAGCCACCAGGAAGGCTATGAAAGAAATATATACCGAAACAGGTTATGTCATGGATCCTCACGGTGCTGTGGGATACCTGGGCCTCAAGAAGTATTTAAAAAACAAAGATGGGTATTACGGTACCTTTTTAGAGACGGCGCATCCGGTTAAATTTCTGGATACTGTTGAAGCAGCAATAGGGGATAAAGTAGAAATACCGGACGTTATTCAGGCTTTAATGGATGAGCAAAAAAAATCCCTTCAGATCAGCAATTACGAGGATCTAAAGGGATATTTATTAAGCTGAAAATTTTAATATTTCGCTGGTTCCTCTCCTGGAAGGCTATTCTGGATGAATTCCCTAAGGTCATCATTCGCCTTTTTAAGGTCTTCATTTCTTAAATACATCATATGGCCGCTTCGGTAACCTTTAAAACTTAAGCGGTCTTTCATCTTTCCACTTGGATCTAATTGCCACATAGAATATTTCGCATTGAAGTAAGTGGTTGCACCATCAAAATATCCTGACTGGATCAAAACGTCGAGATTTTTATTCTGTGCCATAGCCTGTCTCAAGTTCTCACCAGTATTATTTCCGCTTCTATCCCATGGATGAACCGGC from Gramella sp. MT6 harbors:
- the thrC gene encoding threonine synthase, with the protein product MKYFSLNNKEHTSNFADAVVRGLAPDKGLYFPEEIVKLPASFFKELDQFDKTEIALKAIQKYVSSEIPDSALMDIIDETLDFEFPVVNVQENIGSLELFHGPTLAFKDVGARFMAGSLGYFIKKGNLGKVTVLVATSGDTGGAVANGFLGVDGIDVVILYPKGKVSDIQEKQLTTLGQNITALEVDGVFDDCQKMVKQAFLDKDITEHRRLTSANSINLARWLPQMFYYFLAYRQLAHKNKKLVISVPSGNFGNICAGMLAREMGLPIDHFVAANNANDTVTNYLDTGNYKSKPSVATISNAMDVGDPSNFIRILRLFDDEYSSLKKVLSAYSFDDEATRKAMKEIYTETGYVMDPHGAVGYLGLKKYLKNKDGYYGTFLETAHPVKFLDTVEAAIGDKVEIPDVIQALMDEQKKSLQISNYEDLKGYLLS